The genomic window AGAACGCGACGCGCCGGCCGTCGAGCGATGCCGCACGGTTATGGATGCGCTCGACGGCGTTAGTGATTAGTTCCGGCCACCACCCGTCCGGCGGGTGGGCATCCGGTCGCGGCAACGACGGCATTCCGTAGTGCTCTTGCGTGGATGCGGCGCTCCGACTCATCGCCGGCTGTGGCGGAAGCTCAGCGCGGCGAGGCCCGACGCGATCAGCATCAGCGACGCGCCGAGCCAGGTGAGGCGCTGATGGCTCGCCTCGGCCGCCGTGCGCAGCACAGCCTGATCGCGCCCCAGCCAGTTAGACCAGGACGCATCGTTTTGTTCGCGCGGGCCGATCGCCGCTTTGGGGTCAGGGGCGGCCACCTTGCGCCAGACGACATCATCGAACTGGGCGCTGCCGGCCACCCACAGCCCGCTGCGGCCCGAAGCAAAGCGCGCTTGAGGATCGGCTGCCGCGAACTCGTGCCCATCGTTCAGCCGGACCCGCATCTCGTTCCCGCGAATGGCCACGCTGAGCTTGAGCCAGTCCAGCGGATCGCGGCCGACGTTCGATGCGCCGGCCAGTTCAACTTCGCGCGCGCCGTTCACGACGCGATAGACGCGCGCGAGTGCATCACCGTCTGCGGAGCGCTCAACTTCGACCCGGTAGTGGTTATCCTGATCTTGGACGCGCACCGCTAGGCCCCACTTGCCGGCGGGGTCTTGCAGGCGGCCGCGCGCCTCGAAGACGTAGTCGCTGCCGGGCAGCGCAGTCATCAGCAGGCCCTCGCCGCTCGCGCCAAGCGCGACGCGCGCGCCCGTGGCCTCGTCTATCTCGATGGGCGCCCACGCGCCGCCCAGCGCAGTCCACACGCCGGGATCAAGCTGACGGCGGGCGCTGCGCCCGGCGGACAGATCGGCGCTGCGATGGTTCAGCACCCATCCGGCGCCGGTGTCTTTGCAGATGTAGGCATGTAGCGTCGTCGCGAAGATGTGCTGAAACAGACAGGCCTGGTTGTCGCTGAGCTGCGGCGCATCGGGCAGCGGGGGTGAACGGCCCGGCGGGCGATGGGCCGACGTAGATCTTCGTCTTCCAAGCGTTCTCGTTCACCTCGGTGGAGAGGAAGTAGGCGCCATCGTGGAACATCATGTTGGGCGCAGCCAGCTCGTACGGCACATCGAGTAAGACGCGCTCAGATGTCGGGTAGATCAGGCCCTCCACGCTCCAGGCCCGGCGCATCTTGATCTGCCAGAAGCCGGCCTCGCTGCCGCCGCGAAACCAGTACAGATAGAACATCCCGGTCTGCGGGTCGCGGAATAGGGCCGGATTCTGGTTGCGTATGCCCACCTCCTGAGGCACGACGACGCGATACGTCGAGTCGAAGTGAACGCCGTCGGCGCTGGTGCGCATCACCAGGTGGCTCACCCCACAGTGATCGCGGTCGTAGATCATGTATAGCCGATCGCCCACCTTCTGCACCGACGGCCAGCGCTCGCCATCGCGATTCAAGAGCGGCTCGGGCCACTTCACCCAGCGCACCAAATCGTTGCTGCGCGCCAGCCCGATGCCGCCGCAATCGGCCAGGCCGTAGTAGCCCCAATAGCGGTAGCCATCGCGGTTCAGTTCGACCACGCTCAGGGTGTGCGGCGCCTCGGTCTCCCAGGCTGCGGTGCGCGTCATGACCGTGGTCGGCGGGCCAAAGGTGTAGTAGCCAAGTCCGGGCCGGCCGAAGTCGTCGAACATCTCGAAGGTGCGCCCGCCGCTGGAGAGGTCATCTGCCGTCGCGCTGCCGTAGTAAAGGTAGATCGTCCGTCGGCCTGCCGGCGGGATGTGGGGCGTTTTGATCCAGACGACCGCCTGCCGCGCGACGGCGTCGTAGCGCTCGACCCAGTGCGGCAGGTAACGCCGGCCGTCCTCGTCGGCGAAGCGCAGGTCACCACCGTCGGGCCGCGCCAGGTCGAAGTCGAAGTTGTGCGCGTTGAGCGCCAGCCGCGCCTGAAAGTCGCGCAGGTCGGTCGGCCCGTCGTTAGTGAGGGTGACCGAGCGGCGATAGCGCCATTCAGCCGGCGGCGCGGGTTGCGACGATGGCGGCGGCGCAGCAGCCCATGCGCACAGGACGCCGACGAGCGCGATGAGTAGAGCGAAGTTGGCGCGCGACATAGCTGCGAACGAGGATGCAATATAACAGGGAGTCGGCGCTCAGGGCGAGCGAATCGTCACGCGCGCGACGATGTGCTCGGTCGCTTCCCCCGCCGTCAATCTTCAGGCGCTCGAAGGTCGGATATCGGTATAAACCGATCACGACGTTGTATTCGCCCGGCGGCGCATCGGCGGGGATCGGCACAGCGCGCGTGTCGGTGATGATCTGGCCCGGCGTCCAGCGCGAGGTCGGCGCAGCGCCGTTCACCGGCGGGCTGTCGAACGCGGCGATCTGACTGCCGTCATCGGCGCGGCGCAGATGCATGAACACCGTGTAATCGGCGCGCGGCGCCTGGTCGGCCCGCCAAATGAGATCCAGGGTGACCGCCTCGCCGGGGTGATACGGCCGCGCGCGGCCACGCGCGCCCACCAACGCGATCTGCTCGCCGAAGCGGACGTGCTGAGGCTGCACCGGCGCATCCCCGGCGGCAAAGCGCAGATCATACAGCGCCAACGACACATCTTGAAAACCCTGGGCATAGGTGCGCGCGCCGCGTTGATTGAGCGCCTGCTCAACGGCCGAGGGCGGTTGCAGCGCCATCGCCCAGCCATAGTTCACCAGCCACAGGCGCGACTTGCCCTCGGCAAAGCGCGCCAGCTCTGCCTCGACCGAAGCCGAGTCGCGATTGAGCGCGTCGTTGCCGACGATCCACACCGGCATGTCAAGCGGCCCGTAATATGCCAGGAGCGGGAACTGATCACTGTTGACCAGCACCGCGCCGTCATTCGGCCGCGCGCGCGCGCGAATGGCGCCGACCATCGCATCGTAACGGCTCTTCTGCCAGCTCAAATCGAACAACTGCAGGTCGCCGACGACGGCCGGCGCGAGCGCGATGAGGATGACAGGGGCGAAGGAGAGCGACGACAGACGCGAGGCCGACAGGCGCGAGAGGGAGGGGCGCGCAGCCCGCCGGAGGGCATCCTCGATCCGCACGACCCAGCCGGCGGCAGCCAGCGTTAGGGGCAACAGCGCGAAGAGATAGTAGCGCGGGTTGAAGTCGCCCACAATGCCGGAGCGCCCCGCCGTCGCGGCCACCACGCCGAGCGAGGCAACGATCCAGCCCAGGATGAGCCAGGCGTCGCCCAATTGCCCACGTCGCCGGTAACCGATCGCGCCGATCACAGCCAACGCGAACAAAGTGAGCGCAACAGCCCTCAGGCTGCCGTCGGCGCGCATCCCGAACAGTAAGCCGTTGACGCCTACGCCGAAGTCGCTCGCGATGTCTTCGAGGGCCGGCGCAATACGCGCGCGCCCGGCGATGGCGCGCGACGCATAGCGCGATTGCAACCCCACAAACCACGCGCCGAAGACAAGCGCGATGGAAAGATGGGCCACCAGCCAGGCCACGATGCGCCGAGCGCCGCGCGAACGCAACGCCGCCAACCCAAGGGCCAGCGCGTTCACGAGCAACACGCCGGCGGTGTAGTAATGCGTGAACAGCGCGCCGAGCGAGAGCAGGACGTAGGCCGCGCCGCGTCGCCGGCCCTGCACGCTGCGCCCCGCGGTTTCCGCCTGGCGTTTGAGGGATGCGACGGCCAGCAACATCGCGCCGCCGGCGAACAGCGCCGCCGGCGCATACATGCGCGCTTCTTGGGCAAAGTACAGCAAGATCGGCGAGACGGCAAGCAACAGCGCCGTAAACGCCGAGGCGCTCGCTCCACCGATCAGCCAACCCAGCCGCGCGCCCACGGCCACCAGCAAGACGCCGCCGCACACCGACAGGTAGCGCAGGGCAAAGACCGACTCGCCCCACAGCAGGCGGCTCGCGCCGAGCAACAGGTGATACAGCGGGGGTTGCGCGTCGAGGCCGGCGATGAGCGACGCAGCCGGCTGTTGGCTGGCCCACACCGAAAACGCCTCGTCTCCCCACAAGCTGCGCGCATCCAACGTCCACGTCGCCAGCAGAAACGCCAGCGCGCAACACGCGCATGCAGCAACGCGCGCCTGCCGATCTGTCATCACGCGCGCGATGATAGCACCCGCGATGTTAGAATTCGCGTTGGCAAGCCATCGGTGGCTTTCGCCACATAGCGAACCCTGGTGATCTTCGTCGTCCTTCCCGCCTACAACGAGGCCGTGGCACTCCCTCGGTTGCTCGCCCGCATCGCGGCCGTGTCCGATGCCCACTTTGGCGGCGGATTGCGCGTCATCCTGGCCAACGACGGCAGCACCGACGGCACACCGGAACTGGCCCGCGCAGCGGCGGAGGCGCACCGGCTCCGCCTCGACATCCTGACGCACGAGGTCAACCGCGGGTTGGGCGAGGCGATCAAAACCGGCCTGAAAGGCGCGCTGGCGCGCGCCATGAGCGACGACGACGTGATCATCACCATGGACTCCGACGACACGCATCTGCCCGGGTTGATCCCGCGCATGGTCGCGATGATCGAGGAGGGCAACGACCTGGTGATCGCCTCGCGCTATCAGCACGGCTCGCGCATGCTCGGCATTCCGCGCCACCGCCAACTGCTCAGCACCGGCTTGAGCTGGCTGTTCCGCATCGTGTATCCGATCCCCGGCGCGCGCGACTACTCGTGCGGCTATCGCGCCTACCGCGCCGGCGCGCTGCGCAGGGCGTTCGACCGTTTCGGCGACCTGCTGTTCGTCGAGCGCGGGTTCGCTTGCATGGTGGACATCCTGATCAAGATGCACCTGGTCGGCGCAACGGTGAACGAAGCGCCGATGATCCTGCGCTACGACCGTAAACCGGGCCCAACCAAGATGCCGGTCAAGCGGACGATCGTTCAGACCTTTCGGCTGCTGACGCGCCGGCGCTTCGGCGTGCTGGATTGATGGCGATCATGCGTCGCCGGCCTGGTCGTCGCGCGGCAACAGGGGCGCGGGCTCGGCCTTGAGGCGCGCGATCATGGCCGGGTCTTGCAACTCCTCGAAATACGCGCCGGGCGGCGGCAGCGTGGGGCAGACATTCACTTGTTCGAAGCCGAGGCCGCGCGCCAGCGCCGCCACGGCTGCAGCGGCCTGCTGGCCGGCTTTCTCCAGCAGGCCCTTCTCGATGGCGGCGCCGACCAGGGCCTCCATCGCGTCGCGCCGCGCCGCGTCCATCAGCGTGATGTCGCGCCCGGTGAGCCAGCCGGCCTTGTGCGACACCGCGCGGGTGAGCGACTCGTCCACGTAGACCATCAGCACCTTGGTCGGTGGCAGCGTGATCTCGACGCTGCCGCTGGACACGCGCACATCCTCCTCGCGCAGATGCTTGAGATTGACGCCGGCAACCACCCGCACCCCGACATCCATCACCAACTCCTCGCCCAACAGCCTGTCGTGCAGCGGCTTGATGAGTGAATTGGGCGGCGCGCACCCGCGCTCCTTTTTGACGGTGACCGTGCCGATCTGGCCGTAGGCGACCAACGCTGCCGCGCGCACTTCGCTCACGACGACGGAGGGAGCAAGCAGCGTGGTCGCTGCGTTGGGCCGCGCCGGATGCGGCGCGGGCGGCGCCTGAGCCGCGATGAACAAAATGACCAGGCAGGCGAAGACGACGGCGGCGGCAAAGAGCGTCAACGGCCCAATGCGTGACAGGTTGGCGGCCAAGTAGAACAGCGCGCCCGCGGCGATGGTGAGCACGACATACAGCCTGGCCCCGCGCAGCGCCGCTCGCGCCCTAGCCATCATCCACCTACCCACAACACCTCTCCCCTTGCTCCGGCGATCAGCGCACCACAGCCGGCAAATAGCGCCGATACAC from Candidatus Roseilinea sp. includes these protein-coding regions:
- a CDS encoding dolichol-phosphate mannosyltransferase, with translation MIFVVLPAYNEAVALPRLLARIAAVSDAHFGGGLRVILANDGSTDGTPELARAAAEAHRLRLDILTHEVNRGLGEAIKTGLKGALARAMSDDDVIITMDSDDTHLPGLIPRMVAMIEEGNDLVIASRYQHGSRMLGIPRHRQLLSTGLSWLFRIVYPIPGARDYSCGYRAYRAGALRRAFDRFGDLLFVERGFACMVDILIKMHLVGATVNEAPMILRYDRKPGPTKMPVKRTIVQTFRLLTRRRFGVLD